Proteins co-encoded in one Bacteroidota bacterium genomic window:
- a CDS encoding penicillin-binding protein 2 — protein MSYQENNAPLGNTAGSLRPVTLRVRIVLGLILAFFALVGLRLAQVQVVDYQKYRGIAQKQYQAKVDLPAARGTLTDRNGAMIASNTSLVSYAADPKLAADDARAIARRFSKLFGKPAGYYLEKLRSDSRFVWLERLVSVSSLKKIDPHEFDGLVVRYEPKRLYHDQVAGQLIGSTDLDNKGIAGIESKFDADLHGVEGCVIFQRDGLGRARPSVDFPRVEPVNGSDISLTIDMEVQQIAEQELKKGVDQFNADGGITIIMRPGTGEILAMAQCPTVDPNNFKNYPLEQQRLRAVTDLFEPGSVFKIVTASAALENKLVAPERRFFAENGTYVVPVLNSKPRTIVDTHKEGWITFMEAMEFSSNIVMAKVSDIVGSERLYKMARDYGFGIPTNIELPGEVNGVLKKPADWSATTLNTIAFGYEVGVTPLQIATAYAAVANGGMLMKPYIFARETDQAGLVVRSGQPEQIRRVISPATARTLTGFFEGVVTKGTGKPAAIPGVKIAGKTGTSKKMVQGHYEQGSYTASFVGFFPSDDPRILCLVMLDNPRGGNYTGGATSAPVFRAIAQRLLNRSELFAPAVPNNQVIVKNTPRTGGGDERDRDETVAAAPDRQVAAAGIVPDVRGFSLRRAVNLLGTGKLVPVVNGSGVVVSQSPAGGSSAKPGMRVLLTCQSKSAAFLGN, from the coding sequence ATGAGCTATCAGGAAAACAACGCCCCGCTCGGAAATACCGCAGGATCGCTCCGGCCGGTGACCCTGCGTGTGAGGATCGTGCTCGGGTTGATCCTGGCATTCTTCGCGCTGGTGGGATTGCGGCTTGCTCAAGTCCAGGTCGTGGATTATCAAAAGTACCGCGGCATCGCGCAGAAGCAATACCAGGCGAAGGTCGATCTTCCCGCGGCCCGCGGGACGCTGACGGACCGCAACGGCGCGATGATCGCGTCCAACACATCGCTCGTGTCATACGCGGCGGATCCGAAGCTGGCGGCGGACGATGCGAGAGCCATCGCCAGGAGATTTTCCAAGCTCTTCGGCAAACCGGCGGGCTACTACCTCGAGAAGCTCCGCTCGGACTCCCGGTTCGTCTGGCTCGAACGGCTGGTGAGCGTCAGCAGCCTCAAGAAGATCGATCCGCATGAATTTGACGGGCTTGTCGTCCGCTACGAGCCCAAGCGCCTCTACCACGACCAGGTGGCGGGCCAGCTGATCGGCTCCACGGACCTCGATAACAAGGGAATCGCGGGGATCGAATCGAAGTTCGACGCGGACCTTCATGGCGTCGAGGGGTGCGTCATTTTTCAGCGCGACGGGCTCGGCCGCGCCCGACCGTCCGTCGACTTCCCCCGCGTCGAGCCGGTGAACGGTTCGGATATCTCGCTCACGATCGACATGGAAGTGCAGCAGATCGCCGAACAGGAGCTCAAGAAGGGCGTCGACCAGTTTAACGCCGACGGCGGGATCACGATCATCATGCGTCCCGGGACGGGCGAAATACTGGCGATGGCGCAATGCCCGACGGTCGATCCGAACAACTTCAAGAACTATCCCCTCGAGCAGCAACGGCTTCGCGCGGTGACCGATCTCTTCGAGCCGGGATCGGTCTTCAAGATCGTGACCGCGTCGGCTGCGCTGGAGAACAAGCTTGTCGCGCCCGAGAGACGGTTCTTCGCGGAGAACGGAACGTACGTCGTGCCCGTTCTGAACAGCAAGCCCCGCACGATTGTGGACACCCATAAGGAGGGGTGGATCACCTTCATGGAGGCGATGGAGTTTTCGAGCAACATCGTGATGGCAAAAGTGAGCGATATCGTCGGGAGCGAGCGCCTGTACAAGATGGCGCGGGATTACGGGTTCGGCATTCCCACGAATATCGAACTTCCGGGCGAAGTGAACGGGGTGCTGAAAAAGCCGGCCGATTGGTCCGCAACGACACTGAACACCATCGCGTTCGGGTACGAGGTCGGAGTCACGCCGCTGCAGATCGCGACCGCCTATGCCGCCGTCGCGAACGGCGGGATGCTCATGAAGCCGTACATTTTTGCCAGGGAAACCGACCAGGCGGGGCTCGTCGTCCGTTCCGGACAGCCGGAACAAATCAGGCGCGTGATCTCTCCCGCGACGGCCCGGACGTTGACGGGATTCTTTGAGGGTGTCGTGACGAAGGGAACGGGAAAGCCCGCGGCGATTCCCGGCGTGAAAATCGCGGGGAAGACGGGCACGTCAAAAAAGATGGTCCAGGGTCACTATGAACAGGGGAGCTACACCGCGTCGTTTGTCGGGTTCTTCCCCAGCGACGATCCGCGGATTCTCTGCCTCGTGATGCTCGACAATCCCCGCGGAGGAAATTACACCGGCGGCGCGACCAGCGCTCCGGTGTTCCGGGCCATCGCCCAGCGCCTCCTGAACCGGTCCGAGCTCTTCGCTCCCGCGGTGCCGAATAACCAGGTCATCGTGAAAAACACTCCCCGCACCGGGGGCGGCGACGAGAGAGACCGGGACGAGACGGTTGCCGCGGCTCCGGACCGCCAGGTTGCGGCGGCGGGAATCGTGCCGGATGTGCGCGGATTCAGTTTGCGCCGCGCGGTGAACCTCCTCGGAACCGGAAAGCTCGTGCCGGTGGTGAACGGCTCCGGCGTCGTGGTGAGCCAGTCTCCCGCGGGGGGATCGTCCGCAAAACCAGGAATGCGAGTTCTCCTCACATGCCAGTCCAAATCGGCCGCCTTCCTCGGCAATTGA